One genomic segment of Ostrinia nubilalis chromosome 20, ilOstNubi1.1, whole genome shotgun sequence includes these proteins:
- the LOC135081895 gene encoding FHF complex subunit HOOK interacting protein 2A-like has protein sequence MKQLQHEDHVNEQINEILSHEGMDVHRADTGESIHRIINSFLLLLPRAVLSDPVGADYEHYIHDAHRHYQYWLDITSTFNWPTDHVMPDTTASSTHSYDSRPEADIHLDDVFEPVKTGNYRKTSDSSNPEKNCCSENCNSKSHSSNSDEEFDEGPFFKMLFRLLLNMPSQPYQVNLHLTAIISKLALIPHPNLHEYLLNPMLPTAKKTQTLFKVLQELARRLTIEIPRLRNYKTVIENTRLQLMSEDPIYDESGDHNQLVESLIVLEEFCKELAAIAFVKYQHSIMPR, from the exons ATGAAGCAGCTCCAGCACGAAGACCATGTAAATGAGCAGATCAACGAGATACTATCACATGAGGGCATGGACGTGCACCGAGCTGACACGGGCGAGAGCATACACCGGATCATCAACAG CTTCCTGCTGCTGCTGCCGCGCGCCGTGCTCTCCGACCCGGTCGGCGCGGACTACGAGCACTACATACATGACGCGCACAGGCACTACCAG TACTGGCTGGACATAACCTCGACCTTCAACTGGCCAACGGACCACGTGATGCCCGATACCACGGCCAGTTCTACACACAGCTACGACAGCCGACCGGAAGCCGACATACACCTAGACGACGTCTTCGAACCGGTAAAAACCGGCAACTACCGGAAAACCAGCGACAGCTCAAACCCAGAAAAAAACTGCTGCAGCGAAAACTGCAACTCAAAAAGTCACTCTTCAAACTCTGACGAGGAATTTGACGAAGGCCCGTTCTTCAAAATGCTGTTCAGATTACTTCTAAACATGCCGTCGCAGCCTTACCAAGTGAATTTGCACCTTACGGCTATAATATCAAAGCTCGCTTTAATTCCGCATCCAAATCTACACGAGTATTTACTAAATCCAATGTTGCCAACTGCGAAAAAGACGCAGACGTTGTTCAAAGTGCTACAAGAGTTAGCAAGGAGGTTGACCATAGAGATTCCGAGGTTACGGAACTACAAGACAGTTATAGAGAATACGAGGTTACAGCTGATGAGTGAAGATCCTATTTATGATGAGAG TGGCGACCACAACCAACTAGTGGAAAGCCTCATAGTCCTCGAGGAGTTCTGTAAGGAGCTGGCTGCGATCGCCTTCGTCAAGTACCAGCACTCCATCATGCCCAGGTAG